In one window of Candidatus Kaelpia imicola DNA:
- the ruvB gene encoding Holliday junction branch migration DNA helicase RuvB — MKEENINKNIQDEEQILNISLRPKRLGEFVGQRRVTDGLSIGVKAALKREEPIDHILFSGPQGLGKTTLAHVMAHEMDSNIITTSGPSIDRAGDLVGILTNLNEGDIFFIDEIHRLSKTVEEFLYSAMENFKIDFIIDKGPYARTIKFHLKHFTLVGATTRSGLLSAPLRARFGIYYHLDFYQPDELSYIIKRSASLLDIPIEEKAALMIAKCSRGTPRIANRILRRVRDYTQVKSDGSITPSIVSIALEKEGIDDLGLSHVDRRVLSTIIEQYKGGPVGIDALVAALNEEPDTIIDVVEPYLLKAGFLKRTRKGREVTKLAYKHLKSNKGKAFF, encoded by the coding sequence ATGAAAGAGGAGAATATAAATAAAAATATTCAGGATGAGGAACAGATACTGAATATATCCTTAAGGCCTAAGAGATTAGGTGAGTTCGTAGGTCAGAGGCGAGTTACAGATGGTTTAAGTATAGGTGTTAAGGCTGCCTTAAAGAGGGAAGAACCGATAGACCATATTCTTTTCTCAGGTCCTCAAGGGTTAGGTAAGACTACCCTTGCTCATGTTATGGCCCACGAGATGGATTCAAATATTATTACTACTTCTGGTCCCAGTATTGATAGAGCCGGAGATCTGGTCGGTATACTTACCAATCTTAATGAAGGTGATATATTCTTCATAGATGAGATTCACAGATTATCTAAAACCGTTGAGGAGTTTCTCTATTCAGCAATGGAGAATTTTAAGATCGATTTCATTATAGATAAAGGGCCGTATGCAAGGACGATAAAGTTTCATCTTAAACATTTTACTCTTGTCGGGGCGACTACGCGTTCAGGATTATTATCTGCTCCTTTAAGGGCTAGATTCGGTATATACTACCATCTTGACTTTTATCAGCCTGATGAACTCTCTTACATTATAAAGCGTTCTGCGAGCCTGCTGGATATTCCAATTGAAGAAAAAGCGGCTTTAATGATAGCGAAGTGCTCTCGCGGTACACCGCGTATAGCCAACAGGATTTTACGTAGAGTACGCGATTATACCCAGGTTAAATCTGATGGTAGTATTACCCCCTCAATCGTATCTATTGCGCTGGAGAAAGAAGGGATTGACGATCTAGGTTTAAGCCATGTTGATAGAAGGGTACTTTCAACAATAATAGAGCAGTATAAAGGCGGTCCTGTAGGAATAGATGCACTGGTTGCAGCCCTCAATGAAGAGCCGGATACGATAATAGATGTTGTTGAGCCTTACCTCTTGAAGGCCGGATTTTTAAAGAGAACCCGTAAGGGGAGAGAGGTAACTAAACTTGCTTATAAACATTTAAAGTCTAATAAAGGTAAAGCATTTTTTTAG
- a CDS encoding epoxyqueuosine reductase QueH: MSSILIHICCAPCAIEVVNESRRMGFDNILGYYANPNIHPYSEFKKREKTLFEYCKLSGLSCEYLDCNPYSFFKALAAEYQSPKRCWRCWELRLKLTAKFAKDRKIDSFTTTLLISPYQSQEKIIEIGEEAGREYGLNFISLNFRKFYSEGRRRAKELDLYRQNYCGCIFSEFDREERIKSKKQNT, from the coding sequence ATGAGTAGCATCTTAATTCATATCTGCTGTGCGCCATGCGCAATTGAAGTAGTCAATGAATCCAGGAGAATGGGTTTTGATAATATTCTTGGCTATTATGCCAATCCCAATATCCATCCTTATTCAGAGTTTAAGAAAAGAGAAAAGACTCTTTTTGAATATTGTAAGTTATCTGGTTTAAGCTGTGAGTATTTAGATTGTAATCCTTATTCTTTCTTCAAAGCTCTGGCTGCTGAATATCAAAGCCCTAAGAGGTGCTGGAGATGTTGGGAGCTTAGGCTCAAATTAACGGCTAAGTTTGCAAAAGATAGAAAGATCGATAGTTTTACTACTACATTATTGATAAGTCCTTATCAGTCTCAAGAGAAGATAATTGAGATAGGCGAAGAAGCGGGCCGGGAATACGGACTTAATTTTATATCTTTGAATTTCAGAAAATTTTATTCAGAAGGTAGGCGTAGGGCGAAAGAACTTGATCTCTACAGACAAAACTACTGCGGGTGTATCTTCAGTGAGTTCGATAGAGAAGAGAGGATTAAATCTAAGAAGCAGAATACCTGA
- a CDS encoding DUF2905 domain-containing protein has product MAKILIITGLLMVVVGGFILVFGKIPYFGKLPGDIVIKRGSLTFYLPFTTLIILSIALSIIMRFLIRK; this is encoded by the coding sequence TTGGCTAAAATTTTAATTATTACAGGTCTATTAATGGTTGTTGTGGGAGGCTTTATTTTGGTCTTTGGAAAAATTCCATATTTCGGTAAGCTGCCTGGTGATATTGTAATTAAAAGAGGCAGTCTGACATTCTATCTTCCTTTTACAACATTGATAATACTAAGTATTGCTTTATCTATTATTATGAGATTTTTAATCAGAAAATGA
- a CDS encoding SpoIID/LytB domain-containing protein, producing the protein MKKILPFLIFGLFLFSKNGFSLDDSLRVVIKKNIKSCHLLVKGDYRVQLPFTGEELDRGRNLRVDISVDNGKGIKIGGSYYNVFAVEVLPQRDGAIYLDSRPYRGKARFIREDNSLTVINIVSLEDYLKGVLEYEVAHWWPMEALRAQAVAARSYALYMKEMNRNKNYDLTSDVLSQVYGGKLGERWRIKRAVLSTKGLILIYNGKILPAFYHSTCGGHTDNVKHLWKMETPPLSGVSCDFCRYSKHYRWNKKIKVKDFKAALSKAEYSLNNIERVLVKERYGSGYVKEIEIFADGKEYLILAKEFRSILGANIIRSRRFILEKIDGVIDIKGYGWGHGIGLCQWGAYGMARKGYDFREILEHYYPGSEIKKIVWDEN; encoded by the coding sequence ATGAAAAAGATATTACCTTTCCTTATCTTTGGATTATTCTTATTTTCCAAAAATGGTTTTTCTTTAGACGACTCTTTGAGAGTAGTTATTAAAAAAAATATCAAGAGCTGCCATCTTCTGGTTAAGGGAGATTACAGAGTACAGCTCCCTTTTACAGGGGAAGAGTTGGATAGAGGCAGGAATCTAAGGGTAGATATATCCGTAGATAATGGTAAAGGTATAAAGATTGGAGGAAGTTATTATAATGTTTTTGCAGTTGAAGTTTTACCGCAAAGAGATGGAGCTATCTACCTAGACTCCAGGCCCTATCGCGGAAAAGCGAGGTTTATAAGGGAAGATAATAGCCTGACTGTTATCAACATTGTATCGCTTGAAGACTATTTAAAGGGAGTTTTAGAGTATGAAGTTGCACATTGGTGGCCGATGGAAGCGCTCAGAGCTCAAGCTGTAGCTGCCCGCAGCTATGCATTATATATGAAAGAGATGAATAGGAATAAGAATTATGATTTAACATCCGATGTTCTATCTCAAGTTTACGGGGGCAAACTTGGTGAGCGTTGGCGTATAAAGAGAGCTGTCTTATCTACTAAAGGGTTAATATTGATCTATAACGGCAAGATTCTTCCTGCTTTTTACCATTCAACATGCGGCGGACATACGGATAATGTAAAACACCTCTGGAAGATGGAGACTCCTCCTCTTAGCGGGGTGAGCTGCGATTTCTGCCGTTACTCCAAGCATTACCGCTGGAATAAGAAGATAAAGGTCAAAGATTTCAAAGCTGCTCTTAGTAAGGCTGAATATAGTTTGAATAATATAGAGAGAGTTCTTGTTAAAGAGCGTTACGGGAGCGGTTACGTAAAGGAGATAGAGATCTTTGCAGATGGTAAGGAGTATCTTATCTTAGCTAAAGAGTTTAGGAGTATTCTAGGAGCAAATATTATAAGAAGCAGGAGATTTATACTTGAGAAGATAGACGGTGTTATAGATATTAAGGGTTACGGCTGGGGCCATGGTATTGGACTATGTCAGTGGGGTGCCTATGGTATGGCTAGAAAAGGATATGACTTTCGTGAGATCTTAGAGCATTACTATCCTGGTTCTGAAATAAAAAAGATTGTTTGGGATGAGAACTAG
- the queA gene encoding tRNA preQ1(34) S-adenosylmethionine ribosyltransferase-isomerase QueA produces the protein MRTRIDLEDYNYNLDRELIAYYPTQKREESRLMVLDRKREGIEIKIFKDMLIYFKKGDVLVRNVSKVIPARLFANRDMGGRIEILFLGQPIKGENIVLMKLRGRLRMNEEIYLPGDKRAIYIGRQDGFNVIRLLFDPGFDYLLEYGNMPLPPYIKREAEALDRERYQTVYAKNPGSVAAPTAGLHFSLELISKIESIGVDIVDLLLHVSYATFKPLDKVGLGRDRLHEEHYEMSEKSASKINKAKKDGRRIIAVGTTTVRVLESQAYCEDGDLGVKPGEGMTDIFIKPGYKFKIIDALITNFHLPRTSLLLLVSAFAGRDLLFSGYKKAVERRFRFYSYGDAMFIV, from the coding sequence ATGAGAACTAGAATAGATTTAGAAGATTACAATTACAACTTAGATAGAGAGTTGATTGCATATTACCCAACTCAAAAAAGAGAAGAGTCTCGCCTTATGGTTTTAGATCGCAAGAGGGAAGGTATCGAAATTAAAATCTTTAAAGATATGCTAATCTATTTTAAGAAAGGAGATGTTTTAGTCAGAAATGTTTCGAAGGTGATTCCGGCTCGCCTGTTTGCAAATAGAGATATGGGAGGAAGAATAGAGATTCTTTTTCTCGGCCAGCCGATTAAAGGTGAAAATATTGTTTTAATGAAGTTAAGAGGTAGATTGAGGATGAATGAAGAGATATATCTTCCCGGAGATAAGAGAGCAATCTATATAGGCAGGCAAGACGGTTTTAATGTGATAAGACTTCTGTTTGATCCTGGATTTGACTATCTTCTGGAGTATGGGAATATGCCTCTTCCTCCTTACATAAAGAGAGAAGCCGAAGCATTGGATAGGGAGCGTTATCAGACAGTATATGCTAAGAATCCAGGTTCGGTTGCTGCTCCTACTGCAGGCCTCCATTTTAGCTTGGAATTGATCTCTAAGATAGAGTCTATCGGTGTAGATATTGTGGATCTCCTGCTGCATGTTAGCTATGCGACCTTCAAGCCTTTAGATAAGGTAGGTCTTGGCAGAGATAGGCTTCATGAAGAGCATTACGAAATGTCAGAGAAGAGCGCTTCTAAAATCAATAAAGCCAAAAAGGATGGCCGAAGGATTATAGCTGTTGGCACTACAACGGTTAGAGTTTTAGAATCGCAGGCATACTGTGAGGATGGAGATTTAGGGGTTAAACCTGGTGAAGGTATGACAGACATATTTATTAAACCGGGATATAAGTTCAAAATCATAGATGCTTTAATAACTAATTTTCACTTGCCTAGAACAAGTCTCCTGCTCTTAGTCTCAGCTTTTGCCGGGCGGGATCTTCTTTTCTCCGGATATAAGAAGGCGGTAGAAAGGAGGTTCCGGTTCTATTCTTATGGGGATGCCATGTTTATTGTCTAA
- the prfA gene encoding peptide chain release factor 1, whose amino-acid sequence MKEEYKSALDQIRQKYDEILSKLSQVEISSNYEICQEYAKERARYDNVVVAAELLEDRELELKGITEMLNQNGVAQDMKELAEEERERISTEIEGINVKLERLILNTFISPEVYKNIIFEIRAGTGGNEAGLFVADLYKMYSRFAQKQGWRLEVMDSNPTSLGGFKELIFSISGRDVYQYMKYESGVHRVQRVPLTETGGRIHTSAVSVVVLPEPEEVEVKIDTKDLKIDTYRASGAGGQHVNVTDSAVRITHLPSGIVVACQDERSQIKNRQKAMRILKARLLDFQIRTQERERDEKRRVSVGTGDRSEKIRTYNFPDNRVTDHRINLTLYKLEGILNGDLDEIVESLMIEERKKMLKKLKFKGSIDESG is encoded by the coding sequence ATGAAAGAAGAGTATAAGTCAGCACTGGATCAGATACGCCAGAAGTATGACGAGATTCTCTCTAAGCTATCTCAAGTTGAGATTTCTTCCAATTATGAGATCTGTCAGGAGTATGCTAAAGAGAGAGCTCGTTATGATAATGTTGTCGTTGCGGCTGAATTATTAGAGGATAGAGAGTTGGAATTGAAAGGGATAACGGAGATGTTAAATCAGAATGGTGTAGCTCAGGACATGAAAGAATTGGCAGAGGAGGAGAGAGAAAGAATTAGTACTGAGATAGAGGGTATCAACGTGAAGTTAGAGAGATTAATACTGAACACTTTTATATCACCTGAAGTCTATAAGAATATAATTTTCGAGATACGTGCAGGAACAGGAGGAAATGAAGCCGGACTTTTTGTTGCGGATCTATATAAGATGTATAGCCGGTTTGCTCAGAAACAGGGCTGGAGATTAGAAGTTATGGATTCAAATCCTACTTCTCTGGGCGGTTTTAAAGAACTGATATTTTCTATTTCAGGTAGAGATGTTTATCAGTATATGAAGTATGAGAGCGGGGTCCATAGGGTTCAACGTGTACCTTTAACTGAGACAGGGGGGCGAATTCATACTTCGGCAGTCTCTGTTGTTGTTTTGCCTGAACCGGAAGAGGTTGAAGTTAAGATAGATACTAAGGATTTAAAGATAGATACTTATAGAGCATCTGGGGCAGGAGGACAACATGTTAACGTGACTGATTCTGCGGTTAGAATTACCCATCTTCCATCAGGTATTGTTGTTGCCTGCCAAGATGAGCGTTCACAGATAAAAAACAGACAGAAGGCGATGAGAATCTTAAAAGCGCGATTATTAGATTTTCAGATAAGAACTCAGGAGAGAGAACGCGATGAGAAGAGACGTGTATCTGTTGGGACAGGAGATAGAAGCGAGAAGATAAGGACCTATAATTTTCCCGACAATAGAGTTACGGACCATAGAATAAACCTGACCCTGTATAAACTTGAAGGGATATTAAACGGAGATCTTGATGAGATTGTCGAATCTCTGATGATAGAAGAGAGAAAGAAGATGCTTAAAAAATTAAAGTTTAAGGGAAGCATAGATGAGAGCGGTTGA
- the prmC gene encoding peptide chain release factor N(5)-glutamine methyltransferase, which produces MRAVDIVSRYSSEISKREAEEIMLSVLNFKCRSELYMAEIKDLPLYEMDYFLSQRKRGIPLQYLTSNVNFYGFDFNVEEGLFIPRPETEVVVDYIAKEYSGHKNLKILEIGTGTGVIAICLTKLFDDCRIVATDISSNAIRVASENAVLNSSALNILFVKGDSIGFIKRERFFDLLVSNPPYIAFSQESVLPPEVKREPREALFGGENGYEFTLQLIAEASAVIKKGGRMIIEIDPEHKFIYESRLIRVKKLDFIEDLEHKERVMVISF; this is translated from the coding sequence ATGAGAGCGGTTGATATTGTAAGCAGGTATAGCAGTGAGATTTCAAAGAGAGAAGCAGAGGAGATAATGCTTTCCGTTTTAAACTTTAAATGCCGAAGCGAGCTCTATATGGCTGAAATTAAAGATCTCCCTCTATATGAGATGGATTATTTTCTAAGCCAGAGAAAGAGAGGCATACCTTTACAGTATTTAACATCGAATGTTAATTTTTACGGCTTTGATTTCAACGTAGAAGAGGGTCTCTTTATCCCGCGTCCGGAAACAGAAGTCGTTGTTGATTATATAGCTAAAGAGTATTCTGGACATAAAAATCTGAAGATACTGGAGATAGGTACAGGGACCGGTGTAATAGCTATATGTTTGACAAAGTTATTTGACGATTGTAGAATTGTTGCCACCGATATCAGCTCTAATGCTATTCGTGTTGCATCAGAGAATGCAGTTTTAAATAGTTCTGCATTGAATATTTTGTTTGTAAAGGGCGATTCGATTGGATTTATTAAAAGGGAGAGATTTTTTGACCTTCTGGTTTCAAATCCTCCTTATATAGCATTTTCTCAAGAGAGTGTTTTACCTCCTGAGGTAAAGAGGGAACCCAGAGAGGCTCTCTTTGGAGGAGAGAATGGTTATGAGTTTACTCTTCAGCTGATAGCCGAAGCCTCTGCTGTTATAAAAAAAGGCGGTAGAATGATTATAGAGATAGACCCTGAGCATAAATTTATATATGAGAGTAGACTAATTAGGGTTAAAAAGTTGGATTTTATAGAGGATCTGGAACATAAAGAGAGAGTAATGGTTATAAGTTTTTAA
- the murA gene encoding UDP-N-acetylglucosamine 1-carboxyvinyltransferase, which translates to MDKIKIRGVNKLVGSVDISGAKNSLLPILAATLLSDEECIIDNISNLKDVKTMVQILGCLGVLVREEGKRFYVEPREFLGNEASYELVKTMRASICILGPLLARKREARVSFPGGCIIGRRPIDLHLKGLKSLGAKIECKHGYINAEASSLKGRRLYLGGPFGSSVLATANVMMAATLAEGETYIEAAASEPEIADLADFLNKMGAKIEGAGSPMVKIEGVKKLHGAKHSVIPDRIEAGTYMVAAAITGGDVFIKNARVEHLGAVIDTLDSIGCIVNIKEDGIGVKFNGSLSSSEITTLPYPGFPTDMQAQFMSLLAVSDGVSVITEKVFPERFIHVGELNRMGADISLEGPTAIIKGVSSLSAADVMASDLRASAALILAGLVAEGDTVISRVYHLDRGYERIVEKLRSLGAQIERVKE; encoded by the coding sequence ATGGACAAGATAAAGATAAGAGGTGTCAACAAGCTGGTTGGCAGCGTGGATATATCGGGAGCAAAGAACTCCCTGCTCCCGATTCTTGCTGCAACATTGCTTAGTGATGAAGAGTGCATTATAGATAATATATCCAATCTAAAAGATGTTAAGACTATGGTCCAGATTTTAGGGTGTCTGGGAGTATTGGTTAGAGAGGAAGGTAAGAGATTCTATGTAGAGCCAAGAGAATTTTTAGGCAATGAGGCATCTTATGAATTGGTTAAAACCATGAGAGCATCAATATGCATCTTGGGTCCTCTTCTGGCTAGAAAGAGAGAGGCGCGTGTCTCTTTTCCCGGAGGCTGCATTATAGGGCGAAGACCGATAGATTTACACCTTAAAGGATTAAAATCTTTGGGGGCAAAGATAGAGTGCAAACATGGCTATATTAATGCTGAAGCCAGTTCTCTTAAAGGCAGGCGTTTATATTTGGGCGGTCCTTTTGGTTCTTCTGTTCTTGCGACCGCAAACGTTATGATGGCTGCAACTCTAGCTGAAGGTGAGACTTATATAGAGGCTGCTGCCTCAGAGCCCGAGATTGCTGATCTGGCCGATTTTTTAAATAAGATGGGGGCTAAGATTGAAGGGGCTGGTTCTCCTATGGTAAAGATAGAGGGTGTTAAAAAGCTGCATGGAGCAAAGCATAGTGTTATACCTGACAGGATTGAAGCAGGTACCTATATGGTTGCAGCTGCTATAACAGGGGGTGATGTTTTTATAAAGAATGCCCGCGTAGAGCATCTCGGTGCTGTTATAGATACTCTTGATAGCATAGGTTGCATTGTTAACATAAAAGAGGATGGTATAGGGGTCAAATTTAATGGTAGCTTGAGTTCGTCTGAGATAACAACATTACCTTACCCAGGTTTTCCTACTGATATGCAGGCTCAGTTTATGTCGCTTCTTGCAGTCTCCGATGGAGTTAGTGTTATAACCGAGAAAGTTTTTCCTGAAAGATTTATTCATGTAGGGGAGTTAAATAGGATGGGAGCGGATATAAGCTTAGAGGGTCCTACCGCTATAATTAAAGGAGTAAGCAGTTTAAGCGCTGCTGATGTAATGGCTTCAGATTTGAGGGCTTCAGCGGCATTAATCTTAGCTGGATTGGTTGCAGAGGGTGATACTGTAATATCTAGAGTCTATCATTTAGATAGAGGTTATGAGAGAATAGTGGAGAAACTTAGAAGTCTGGGTGCCCAGATAGAGAGGGTAAAAGAATAA
- the rpsP gene encoding 30S ribosomal protein S16 — MAVKIRLRRMGKKKAPHYRIVVVDSRAARDGRFIEQIGSYDPRKEATQAKIDREKAMEWIKKGAQLSETVKSLMKKNGMDPDEFKKAIKKKK; from the coding sequence ATGGCTGTTAAGATCAGGTTAAGAAGAATGGGTAAGAAGAAAGCTCCTCATTACAGGATAGTTGTAGTTGACTCTAGAGCTGCAAGAGACGGTAGGTTTATAGAACAGATTGGATCTTATGATCCCAGAAAAGAGGCTACTCAAGCCAAGATTGACAGGGAGAAGGCTATGGAGTGGATTAAGAAGGGTGCTCAGCTAAGTGAGACCGTTAAGTCTTTGATGAAAAAAAACGGCATGGATCCAGACGAGTTTAAAAAAGCGATAAAGAAGAAAAAGTAA
- the trmD gene encoding tRNA (guanosine(37)-N1)-methyltransferase TrmD: protein MVIDVLTLFPSMFKSVISESILKRAQEKELVDINLHDLRGWTSDKRGTVDDRPFGGGPGMVLKPEPIFKALNELRREDSYVILLGPSGKRLEQSYLVKLRSRNHIILICGHYEDVDERVKKYLIDQEVSVGDYILTCGELPAMIVIDSLVRLLPDVLGNKDANERESFNRGLLEYPQYTRPAGFNGWSVPDVLLSGDHKEIEQWRFEKSLEKTERLRPDLYDNFKKNNKI from the coding sequence ATGGTCATAGATGTTTTGACTCTCTTCCCAAGCATGTTTAAGTCGGTAATCTCTGAGTCTATATTAAAACGAGCTCAGGAAAAAGAGCTGGTAGACATAAACCTTCACGATTTAAGAGGCTGGACATCTGATAAGAGAGGTACTGTAGATGATAGACCGTTTGGCGGAGGACCGGGGATGGTCTTAAAGCCAGAGCCTATTTTTAAAGCTTTAAATGAGCTAAGAAGAGAGGATTCCTATGTTATTCTTCTTGGCCCTTCCGGGAAGAGGTTAGAGCAGAGCTATCTGGTAAAGTTAAGGTCTAGAAATCATATTATTTTGATCTGCGGTCATTATGAAGATGTGGATGAGAGGGTTAAAAAATATTTAATAGACCAGGAAGTATCTGTGGGGGATTATATATTGACTTGCGGGGAGTTGCCTGCAATGATAGTCATAGATTCCCTCGTACGTCTTCTGCCTGACGTTTTAGGCAATAAAGATGCAAATGAGCGGGAGTCTTTTAATAGAGGGTTGTTAGAGTACCCTCAATATACAAGACCGGCTGGTTTTAATGGTTGGAGTGTTCCGGATGTTCTTTTAAGTGGTGACCATAAAGAGATAGAACAGTGGAGATTTGAAAAGTCGTTGGAGAAAACAGAGAGATTGCGGCCGGATTTATACGATAATTTTAAAAAGAACAATAAAATATAA
- the rplS gene encoding 50S ribosomal protein L19 codes for MSDIIREVEQKYSKEKLPEFNVGDIVKVYIKIQEGERSRKQIFEGIVISIRGSGIRRSFTVRKISYGEGVEKVFPLHSPAVEKVAVVRRGDVKKAKLYYLRERVGKKATRVKEKIGGSKRAAKEKK; via the coding sequence ATGTCCGATATTATCAGAGAAGTAGAGCAGAAGTATAGTAAAGAAAAATTACCTGAATTTAATGTGGGAGATATTGTTAAGGTCTATATTAAAATACAGGAGGGAGAGAGAAGTAGGAAGCAGATCTTTGAGGGTATAGTTATCTCTATAAGGGGATCAGGTATAAGAAGGTCTTTTACTGTAAGAAAGATAAGCTATGGCGAAGGTGTAGAGAAGGTTTTTCCGCTGCATTCACCTGCCGTTGAAAAGGTAGCTGTTGTAAGAAGGGGAGATGTTAAAAAAGCAAAGCTTTACTATTTAAGAGAGAGAGTAGGTAAAAAGGCAACAAGAGTCAAAGAGAAGATAGGCGGTTCAAAAAGAGCAGCCAAGGAGAAAAAATAG
- a CDS encoding ribonuclease HII, translating into MIAGVDEVGRGALAGPVVAAAVSFGREVLKNRSSIFKGEIKDSKLLSARKREELFFKISKFAKVATYSISHQKIDEVNILEATKLAMKEAILSLSLKPDLVLIDGNITLDLKLAQVPIPGGDRVCFSISAASIIAKVTRDRYMVEMDNKYGNYNFVQNKGYGTKEHMELLRLHGPSPIHRKTFAPLKNRAFKV; encoded by the coding sequence TTGATTGCAGGGGTAGATGAAGTAGGGCGCGGAGCGCTTGCCGGTCCTGTTGTAGCAGCTGCAGTATCGTTTGGCAGGGAGGTATTAAAGAATAGAAGCAGCATCTTTAAAGGCGAGATAAAAGATTCTAAACTTTTAAGTGCTCGTAAGAGGGAAGAGTTGTTTTTTAAAATCTCTAAATTTGCTAAAGTTGCGACCTATAGTATCTCTCATCAGAAGATTGATGAGGTAAATATTCTGGAAGCTACAAAACTTGCTATGAAGGAAGCCATTCTCTCCCTGAGTCTAAAACCTGACTTAGTGCTTATAGACGGGAATATAACTCTGGATTTAAAGCTGGCTCAGGTTCCAATACCGGGAGGGGATAGAGTATGTTTCTCTATTTCAGCCGCCTCTATTATAGCCAAAGTGACAAGAGATAGGTATATGGTAGAGATGGATAATAAGTATGGCAATTATAATTTTGTTCAAAATAAAGGATATGGTACGAAAGAGCATATGGAATTACTTCGTCTTCATGGCCCATCTCCGATACATAGAAAGACATTTGCACCTCTAAAGAATAGAGCTTTTAAAGTATAG